From Solanum lycopersicum chromosome 4, SLM_r2.1:
aacttttcttagcagcgaactgggacatagtccaaaaaggaatgtcaaactcttaggacgcgagcagaggagcgacttccaccacaatcgaaccaccCTCTCGAGGCTTACGGGTTTTCTCTAGTTCTGTCAGTTTCTGTCTCGCTTCCGAAAGTTTTGTTTCatcggaagcaagtttccaatctgagtgacaatacgccaaaagatttggaaattatgtccgtgtaagttcttaattatgggtgtgaagcgcgccacattcatggctaagaggttacaagcctctttttcatactcgtttaatGTGTCACTCGTCCAAAACCGAAGGTTAGCTAGCATAATAGTTTTCCTTTCCaacgatcgagtcgaactacacacagcctgattccgaaggtttaaggatatgtaggcggattcaatgttgaaaactcagctgtattccaacattcgctctcgaattctattctcgagcatttcgataccttcataattcggtgtcgaggtggcttttgattctttgaaatcgtgcggtaaatcaagcttatcgaactacaagtggcctgaattctcatatagcctgagatatgtaggagaccCGTTTGCAAGGGTTCGtccataattcctaaaccctGTGTCGAATCCTTCTTTTAAAACGATTGGGGTTGATCAAAATTGGTTGGTCAATTTCATCTTCCTCGAGTTGCTTGCGTCAACccgagtaaaatgagggacagttgttgacacccaattttgacccgcgtcgGTATGAGTTAATTggttttataaatcttgcgaaaataagatagatgtatatatatacatatatgtatatacatatatgtatatgtatatgtgtgtatcTTAAGGCTTCCCTTCCTCCAGCCCATTtcccttttgtttattttcagcCCACCCCATTTCTCTTCCCCTTTTCCAGCCCAACGCCCAGGCCCAATCTCCCTTTCTTCAGCAGCCCACCCTTTCAAACATCCCCAGGCCCACTTCGTTCACTCTCCCCAGGCCCAATTACCCCTCAACCCAATAAAAACCCCTCAACCCAACACTAACTTAAATATCCCAGCCCACTTCTTCCCATTCAGACGGCccaaaacatttaaataaaaaaaaacccttCAACCCAGCCCATACCCGCTCCGACCCGACCCATCCCTATTCCCCTCTCTTCTCTCCCTTGCCCACCACACGACCCCATTCCCAGGAAGAACAGCACCCCCCACTCGACCCCCTCCCCACGCTCTCTCGCGTCTCCCTCACgcctctccttccctctctcCCGCGTCTCCCCCACGCTCGCTCTCTCCTTCCCCTCTCGATAGAAACCCAGAAAACTCAGACGCGACTCGCCAACAACCCCGCAGACTCCCATGCCCTGTCAAACAGGTCTGCCAATCGTCAATGTCACCCTCGCCAACACGCAATGGCCATGTGGGTTTTGACCCAAAGGGATTTCGATTTTGAGTTCAAAAATGGGCGGAAAATCGTATCACCGACCCTACATAAACCCCTCCCATCTTCATAAAAAAGGGAGGAGAGTTTTTCACGAAAAAGGGGGAATTTTGGGGTTAGCAATTTTTGGTTGAGAAATTTGGGTTCGAAAAGCTCGGAAGAGGATTTTTCAGAAAGATTTTCTTTCTGTTGGAAAAGTTTCTTGTTTATCGCTCAACCCATAGCAGAATCGTTAGGTTGGGAAACTGATTTCAGGCTTCATCGTAAGATTGTTCTGTCGATTTTTTCTCTTGTCCAGTTTTGAGAGGAGTTGAAAAGGAAGTCGAGAAATATTTCCATTCCGTCTAGGGTGCGCGATTGTGATATTCCGCTAGATGCCTTCGCTGTGGTTCGAGGTTGGTTTTGGAGGTGTAAGCTCGTTGCTGCTGCTCGTCCTCTGCTCACCCGTCCCCTTTTCGCTGCTTTCGAAGAGGTAATTCTCTTTATCCATCCTATTTCTTCGGTTGTTTTCCtgtttcaagatttttttttattattatttgcttCATGCTTTGGGTGCTGCTGCGGTAGATGTATTATTCGTTTGGTTTCGTTCTGGGATCAAATCTGTTGGCATTTGTACGTCTAGTATAGGGTCGTGTTGCTGCGGTATGGGAAGTCACACACTGTTTGTTGGCCTAATTCTGTAAAGGGTCTTGCGTGACGGTTTGTTTTTCCGTCGTCTTATTCTTTGTTGTTTGCTATGCTTGCCTGTTCGTGCTGCTCACCCGGTTAGCGAGTTCATCATGAGATTATCTCTTTAGCATAAAGTTCTCGTTGCTCGGTAGGATACCAATCCTAGTCTAAATCTTGTTTAAGTTTGCCTCATTCTTCTTCTCTTAAGCTTTCTTAGGAAGCTGCAATGCATTTCCTTTGGATTGGTCGGAAGGCTAAATGGTGTAGaagttatatgtgttattgattGTTCGTTTGGATGCAACTGCTTTTCTACCTCCCCATTTAGATCCCATGGTGTTGTTGCCACACATTCTCTCTGGATATGTGACATTTTCTTTCTTAGCGTGCATATGTTTGtttatatagttgtttagtTTCTTTTCCAGTTTTCGTGATTGACATGTTCTCACGTATATTTACAAAGCATGAGTTCTGTTTTGTGTTCTTTTATAATGGTTTTCGTTAATTTTATCATTCCACAAGATTATAGTCTTAAAGTTTGAGTTTTTGATGCATGTTTGTTTATCCTTAAGGACATGCTTTAgcgtataaaaaaaatggaaaatattttgttgcTTGCATCCTATCCCTTCTCTTCATGTGAAGTTGGGAAAATATGTTGAACTCCCTCTCTGATTCATGCCTGAAGTTTCATAAAAAAGTAGCATATTTTAACAATTCTATCCACTGTTTTGCTCTTGTTCTACAAGCATAACTCTGTGCTATACATGTTCCTTTCTTTTTACTCCGTTTATCATGTCTCATATTGCATTTTAATGGCATCGATTATAATGGTCTGCTTCTTTTCCTAAGTAGCATTGGCttctttgttattatatttgtCTGAGCAAAGATGTCTAAGTCTCATTTTGTTGGATTACTGCCAACTTAATAAGCCAGCTATTGCATccatatcatatttattttatcaaaaatgaattGTTTCAATTGTGCACGAGTTGTTTATTTGGTAAATGTGTAACATGCTCCCTTTATATTTTTCGAGTCTAATTGTCGATGAGCGGTTATGTACTTCCATAAATATAATGTGTTCATAGTTGGATATACATGAAATATATGTTACTATCTAAGTGTCACATTTTGATATCAACTTCGTAAGCTTTAGTTGATTCATTTGCTTTTCTTTAGAGTCATACGTGTCGTTTCAATTTGAACCCCTTGAAGTAAGCTTTCTTTTAGTAAAATCTGTTTTCGTTCAAGATATGTGTCTTGTTTATTATACCACTTAATATGCTAATCCATTGTCATTTTATTGCATGTGAAATTATTCGCGAGTCCCTGTGGACTTGATTTCCATCCCACACATCCTCGTTGAGCCGTAAAGGTTCAAAATCTTACCGAGTCAAGACAACGGGCGAAAATTCAAAATGCCACGAAGATTGAATAAATCCGAGGCGGATTAGAAGATTgtccttattatttatttagttacactgttgtaatgggcataagccctttgttgtttcttttatttttcgatttcttttttttacatgTTTAGGCTAGGACAGGCACAAAGGAAAAGGggtgggtccaaaactcggtcaaggcgGACAGAACCCGAGTCTGGACtcaaaatctctctctctttattaatTGGTTACGTGCTTGAATATTGTTTAGTTTTAGAGTTGGAAGAACTCCAAACCCCCATTGAACGCCTTTTGCTTTATCAAaacttgaaattaaaaattggaACTTTAAAGATGTTCGAATTTGAAAGTCGCTTAGACTTAAGTTTAAAAGGTTTAACTTTAATGGAATCTCGAAATGATAAATGTTTTAACTCATAAGTTTGTTTGAAACTCTAATaggtttaaaattcaaattctaagttTGTTTGAATATAAAGTGTCTTAGCCCTAAAACGATTTTACaaagttaaatatttcaaaacttataaaGTTCGCCTAGATATCTTAAGTAGTTCAAAATTCGCaagtctttaaaataaatagtcaaataagttaatcgtcgGAAAACCGTATTtaacggagtgtcttaggtgtcttacaccttcctaagacactaataagaatcccgaacccttaaaaaatgtttcaaaataatttttctgtttaggttgtttagaaacaaagttttcttgatttttcttaaaaattaagtggcgactcctaaaagtcgaaaatatctttaaaataaaacaaactctttttgaaaatcaccatttttcgataaaacaatcGTCACAAAAGCTGATCCGGTGCCCCCGAATGACTTGATGAATCATAGCGGCCACGTTATCACTACTTGTACCTGAGGGTACGTATGTATCATCAAGAGCTTTCATTAAGGCCTGACTGTGGGACTGAGAGCTCATCAGCAGGGCCCACACGGAGATCTGAGCCGAAGtcttctctaaatgtttgacAATGGAATAGTCCTTCGGTTGCATCCTTCTCCAGAATTCTTCTGCTTCCCCCTCGCTTATCGGCCTCTTAGCATGGTCCTTCTTCtgtcctccgagagcaagctcatcAGGAGTGTAGCACCTTCCGGACCTGGTCATGCCTTGGGCCACGGCGGTTTCAATGACAAATTTGGGCTTAACGAGAGTTTTTGAaggcaccaaggcaacagccTTTGCAGGTGTCAGAATAACAAACTTCCTCCTTTCTTTGACGCTTAAAGAAGCGAAAGCCCTTTCCAAGTCCTCATGCACAATAGGGGTAATCATCTTTGTTCCACACCCGTCTTCATCCGTTTCAATCATATTAAGGTTGTCACCTCCATGATTCGGCAACGGATTTGTGTTGACGTTTGGCACCGCCGGTTGAAGAGAAACTACCTCCTGATCGATCAGGTCTTGGATTTTGTGCTTAAGGTTGATGCAATCTTCCGTgtcatgtccaacactgttggaatgataagcacaccTTTGATCTGGCCTGTAGAACTTTGAGTTGACATCCCCGGGTTTGGGCcccacagggtggatgtatccaTCTGCGGCTAGCCTCTCAAATAGTTTGGTCCGACTTTCAGCAAGTGTGGTAAAGTTCCTTGAAGGCCTTTTTTCAGATCTCGGACGGGAAGTATCATAACCGCTTTGCCGAGGGGGAGGCACCCGCTGATAATTTTGGGTATTTGTACGAGGAGCTTGGCTCCGGGGATAAGGGTTTGCCTGGAAATTTGGAATTGGAGCTTGGTAATTCGGGAGGGGGTCCTGGTATAAtggagcttggacttgataaGTGGGTGGAGGTGGTCGGTAGCTCGACTATACGTTGGCACAGTTGGGAGCAATATTCTGATAAGGGGATGGGATCTGGTATGGTTGAGGGTAATTTGGGTATATGGGAGAAAAGTTTTGGAGATTAGAAGGTGGACTTTGGTACGACGAAATTTGAGCATTCTGATAGGTGGGTACAGTATTGTGGTTATTAGGATGATTGGATTGTGGGTAGTTGGATCGGTGAGACTTTGGGGAAGGCCTGGAACGATCTTGGGAATGTGACGGGTTTCTAGGGGTTTTTCTTCCCCCGTACGAGACAGCGGCAACTTCCTCTCTTCTCTTTCTTATCAATCCTGAAGATCCAGCCGACGCAGATACATGGGCTATCTTCCCCGATTTTAGaccatcttcgatagtctcaccaactTTGACTATCTCAGCGAATTTAGCTCCGACCAGCAACATGATTCGATCATAGTACTCAGGCTCCTGTACCCGCACGAACACTTCCACAATCTCTTTCTCGGTCATGGGTGGCCTTACCCTCGCCGCTTCTTTCCTCCACCTATAGGCAAATTCCCTATAACTTTCAGTTggtttctgcttcatcttctctAGAGAATACCGATCGGGCACTATTTCAACATTATAGGCGAATCGGTCAATGAAGTCCTTAGCCAATGCATTCCAACTGGGCCAGTTCCTGGTTTCATGTGAAGTAAACCACTCGAGGGCCTCTCCACACAGACTTCGGCTGAAAAGCCGCATCAACAAGGCCTCATCcctgccaactcccacgagctGGTCACAATACGCTCTCAAATGCGCCATAGGATTGCCCACTCCTCCGAAGGTGTCAAACTTCGGAATTTTAAAACCTTCGGGAAGGTTCAAATCTGGATGGATGCACAATTCTGCGTAGCTAAGTCCGACGGCGTCTGGGATGCACTGCAGCTCTTTCATAGCCtttttgatttctttctttatatCGATCTTCACTTCTTCTTTCGCCTTCCCTTCTCTTTCCTGTTCTTCATAGTGATCCAACTCAGAACCGTGCACCTCGTGCTCGGCAGGAACGGGAACTTGGAAGGTGGCTCTTTTTGGTAGGGTGGAGCTATAGAGGGACTTGGAACGTTTTGGGCGGTCTGGTAGTTTTGTGGGTAGGCCTGAGGATTGGTGTTTTGACTCAATTGCGGATGAAATGCTTGGGTTTTGAAGGCAGTTTgagtttggttttgattttgtggcGGTGGGGCAGTTTGAGTATTCTGAGGATGGGGTGGTATTTGAGGGTGGTTATTTGGAAGAGGTGAAGGAGTTTGGTAAGATGCAGAAGCGTATTGGGGGTTTTGGGTTGTTAGGTCTATCACAGACGGATTATGCACAGGTGTAGAAGGCTGGTTCTGAGTTGGATCTATGTTTGATGAAGGGAAGTAGACCGGAGGTCTTGCATCAGCAATATTAGTACCAAATCCAGGTGGAGGCGCATCCTGTCTCCGTTGCATTTCAACTTTCATTTCAGCAATCTGTTGCATCAGTTGCATGATCAATTCATTCTGTTCCACTACAGTGGGCTGAGCCACCACAACGTCAGTAAGACGCACTTCGTCATTGTTGTCTCCCATAACTATTTTTCCTTTATCTGAATTTGATCGAGGGAAGGAATCTGTAGGACCTTTTGACCTGGTGAAGTAaggatgatctgccagctttatcGATACAGATCAGTAAAAGGTACCTGAGAggtaaaaacaactcaaaggcaaatttgttagtgcatatccagagtacaaaatgcataatatcgcaCACAaaacagataaacacacaagtcgttttgtttgaggatatcttaaccCACGAATAAGGACggatatatattttgaacaaacaggaatttgtttgtttggcGCTATCTTGGGAAATctgaatcacgttgagctatggtcttcttgcagctgctttgcgacgtccgttgatcttatcttcgtatctccgaaacatggaggagaatgaaaattttctgtgataggggccgggccgggaaggctgcctacgtatctcacggggagaattcaggcccaacgtagttcggattttaggatgaaaattttccattcattctttcgttgtgattacaaggaaattgaaaaacaacattGAGATTTCTAGAAGACCACATTTGGAGATTTCTTGTCTTGTGGCTGCGTCATTCCTTTCTTTTCAGACAGTCGaaaatggaggcttgtagacgatttctTCTTCATCCTCCTCCTCAATCACTTCACGGCCGGGGCTACTGTTATCTGCTCCTTGATCACGGGCGAGGTATTTTCCGCCCTTTGGGTCGCTATGGGTCGCCAATTCCTCATCGAGCGCCGCGTTTCTGTCCAACAACACAGCAGTCTCGATATCTATCTTCGCCTCTCTCGCCTTTCCTTCGTGTATCTCCAAACGAAGCAAGTTCAACCTTTTCCTTAGGCTTTCGGTTTCCATCTCAaccttcttctttctctttatctGTGACGCCAGATCTTCATCCAAGGTTGTGACCGCAGCTTTGTAGATCGCCGTGGTCACGTCCACTTTGAGTCCTTCCTCCTTAACCTTCTGAATCTCTCGAGTGACTCGCTCGATCTTTCTTCGCAATTCCTCCTCAGTGAGCTCCGTTTGGACGTTCTTGCCTTTGTCCATAGCGGTGATTCAACTTTCCTGAGATGATAGAGCGGTACTTAGGATTTATGGTATGGATTTTgtgtgagaaacttgagactcgGGATTTTTGGTCGGACAATTGTAATGTTGGCTTCTGTATACTCTTTAGGATTTTGGCTAGGAGTGGGTTTACGATATCCTCAATCATAGCgacataacacataagcattcaaaaaaatatatcgtgtcctaaacatgcatgtgatccttttgtgccaagggtaggcctagcgatctgaaggatgtattgcgccatttaaataagtaattgtaCCCCCGAAACGAATTTCACTAGATGTCATAGCGTTCATTAcacaatcaaaatcaaacagGATACATCTTGGGAATGGGATGcaatgcaaatacatatataaaatcaatccCACGAAGGGGAGTTAAAGGTCGATGATCCAGCTCCTCTTCTGGCCTTCTCCACTTCTTCTCGGATAATGCACTTGCTGGTGAACACGTATGGCTCAGCGAACGCAGCTTTGGAAGATGTTGGTACGACCTGTAAGGTGTTTATCTGCTCGTCCAAAATAGTGTCCAAACGCATTAGACAAGTCCTTGTGTCAGCTAATTCTTGTGACATTACGGCCAAAACTCTCTGATTTTCTAATTCCCGGAGTTGGCACGCTTGCTCCTTTTGTTGAAATTCCTGTTCTTTCTTATGGAATTCCTGCTCCCTTCGGTCCCActcttgctgaaaatggtaCGCGTGAATCTGAAGCCTTGTCTCCACGTCTTCGATTTTCCGACTCGTGCTTGGTGTTGGATCCACTACACCACGCAAATCATTGTGCAACCATGTCTTGTATTCGTCGACATACCCAGCTCCATACCTGTCTTCGGTGACCTCCCACTTTATGTTGACGCGTCCGGCCCATTCCTGGAGGATAATTTTAGCGAAAGGTATTTTGTCCTTCTCGTTGTAATCGACAATGAAAGAGCTGGCATCTCCTTGGGCGAGTATGATTTGGACTTTTCCAAATTGCCGCATTACTCTCGTCGGGTTGTAAGGACGCAATCCTCTGATGCCGGGAAGGACTAAAAATGGCAATTTGGTCCCTTGGGCTGCTATCATCTGAGACCTGAAGCTCGGTAATACCCATTGTATGTCTCCTTCTTTCAAATTGTAAAACACCTTTGCCCACGCATCCCTAGTGGTGTGAATTGGAAATTTACGGATACTCAAGTAGAACTCGTAATTATCGAGAGGACTTGTTTGACTTGGTTCGGCCAAACCCTGTAGTCGGGGGCTGTCTCTTTTGCATAGATGTTCCGTCAACCACCATTGAAGTAAGATGTTGCAACCTTGAAAAAATGGGAAACCATTCTTGCACAGGCTCAAAGATCGGTAAATGTCGGACAAGATGACTGGGGCCAAACagcaatatttcttttcttcagaTTTTCTACCGACTCCTCTGAACATGGCATTCACTACCATTATTACCCGGGTGTCGACCTCTTTACCTTCGTCTTTAGGGAACACCATAGTTCCCAAGAGGCATGCGGAGAAAGCGATAGCTTGGGTTTGTCTCCAAGTACTGTAGTCATGGAATTCATTTGGGAATAGTCTGAAATAATTGTCGTGCCCCCACCTTTCGAAAAACCTCATCAGTGGAATGTTGTGGGTCTCTAACCAATTCGCATTCACTAGGGATAATATGTCTTTTAGCTCAGTCTCGGTTGGCCTATCTGGCAGGAGAATGTGATGATCAGGACGTTTTTTCCTTTTGCCACACGTCCCAATCGAGTTAAGGCAATCTTTGATCTCTTCTAATGTGGGTGTTATTTCGACATCTCCAAATCGAAAGACCATCTTCTTATCGTCCCAAAATCGGGTGATGACCTCGATAAACGTGGGCCATACCTTGAAGTTTATTATCGAAGGTAGGTGCCCCAAGTAAATCGAGATTTCTCTCTTTTGACACTCCTTAAGATTACCCCACCATACTCGAAGAATGTCGGGCGCCTGGGTGACCATTTTAAAGTGGAGGAATTGACTTGACATCTACAAAACATACAACTAGTTAATTTTCAATCCCCCCGATACAACAACTAGTTAAACAcgcaatacatccttcaaatttaaacaacaaacatgAGCGTCCTATCGAGCCGCAGGCTCTTTGGACTCAAGGTGGACTTTTCTAATGGGCTCGACACTCCTTGGGTGTCGGGTCATCTTAGGCCAATGCGCTATTTTCGGGATTTGGTTTCGCTctatcctagtttgactaagagtGGGTTGTATTTAGAGTGGATTGGGTAACCCAAGCGGACTACTTGGGCTGGGACAATTAACGATCGTTGACTATCAAGTAATCAACTACACTCGTCAGGGTGCCCCGAGAAGATTTTTGGTTAACGAACGACTGCGAACCCGCATAATCATCCTTTAGTGGAAATGTAAAAAAGTGTCGTTTGACGGAAGTATGTATGCTATGTATGCAACagtttaaaaaatctaattaatttaaacacttaaacagttaatcacaaataatcaaatacgTTAatcttaaggttagaatcctccaagtccctagcgg
This genomic window contains:
- the LOC138348195 gene encoding uncharacterized protein encodes the protein MDKGKNVQTELTEEELRRKIERVTREIQKVKEEGLKVDVTTAIYKAAVTTLDEDLASQIKRKKKVEMETESLRKRLNLLRLEIHEGKAREAKIDIETAVLLDRNAALDEELATHSDPKGGKYLARDQGADNSSPGREVIEEEDEEEIVYKPPFSTLADHPYFTRSKGPTDSFPRSNSDKGKIVMGDNNDEVRLTDVVVAQPTVVEQNELIMQLMQQIAEMKVEMQRRQDAPPPGFGTNIADARPPVYFPSSNIDPTQNQPSTPVHNPSTLPKRATFQVPVPAEHEVHGSELDHYEEQEREGKAKEEVKIDIKKEIKKAMKELQCIPDAVGLSYAELCIHPDLNLPEGFKIPKFDTFGGVGNPMAHLRAYCDQLVGVGRDEALLMRLFSRSLCGEALEWFTSHETRNWPSWNALAKDFIDRFAYNVEIVPDRYSLEKMKQKPTESYREFAYRWRKEAARVRPPMTEKEIVEVFVRVQEPEYYDRIMLLVGAKFAEIVKVGETIEDGLKSGKIAHVSASAGSSGLIRKRREEVAAVSYGGRKTPRNPSHSQDRSRPSPKSHRSNYPQSNHPNNHNTVPTYQNAQISSYQSPPSNLQNFSPIYPNYPQPYQIPSPYQNIAPNCANANPYPRSQAPRTNTQNYQRVPPPRQSGYDTSRPRSEKRPSRNFTTLAESRTKLFERLAADGYIHPVGPKPGDVNSKFYRPDQRCAYHSNSVGHDTEDCINLKHKIQDLIDQEVVSLQPAVPNVNTNPLPNHGGDNLNMIETDEDGCGTKMITPIVHEDLERAFASLSVKERRKFVILTPAKAVALVPSKTLVKPKFVIETAVAQGMTRSGRCYTPDELALGGQKKDHAKRPISEGEAEEFWRRMQPKDYSIVKHLEKTSAQISVWALLMSSQSHSQALMKALDDTYVPSGTSSDNVAAMIHQVIRGHRISFCDDCFIEKW